Proteins from a genomic interval of Caulobacter rhizosphaerae:
- a CDS encoding LacI family DNA-binding transcriptional regulator, translating into MATIHDVALQAGVSPKTVSRVMNDHESVSAKTRERVRAAMQALDYHPNAVARGLRAQAAPAVGILMGDPSGGYQTRIHHALMVACLQNGRHLSAELVEGDMAGWQDRIRAFVTEGGIREMVLLPPECDFAPLKALLREHGVRCVLISPTSPDSLSPSIVMDDRAAAREVVEHLFSLGHERIGHIAGHPDHAASTLRRNGVYEAYAAAGKPRPDPALIVPGDFSFKGGLAGAQALLDMADPPTAIFAANDDMAAATCMEAQRRGLKLPDELSVVGFDDAPIAAAIWPSLTTIRQPFDQMTQRAITALNGWSANAALGKAAATILTQHSLVIRDSTGPVRQS; encoded by the coding sequence ATGGCGACGATCCACGATGTGGCGCTGCAGGCAGGCGTGTCGCCCAAGACCGTCTCGCGGGTGATGAACGACCACGAGAGCGTCAGCGCCAAGACCCGCGAGCGGGTGCGCGCCGCCATGCAGGCCCTGGACTATCATCCCAACGCCGTGGCTCGGGGCCTGCGCGCCCAGGCCGCCCCGGCGGTCGGCATCCTGATGGGGGATCCCAGCGGCGGCTACCAGACCCGGATCCACCACGCCCTGATGGTCGCCTGCCTGCAGAACGGCCGCCACCTATCGGCCGAACTGGTCGAGGGCGACATGGCCGGCTGGCAGGACCGCATCCGCGCCTTCGTGACCGAGGGCGGCATCCGGGAGATGGTGCTGCTGCCGCCCGAATGCGATTTCGCGCCGCTGAAGGCCCTGCTGCGCGAGCACGGCGTGCGCTGCGTGCTGATCTCGCCGACCAGCCCAGATTCCCTGTCGCCCAGCATCGTGATGGACGACCGCGCCGCCGCCCGCGAGGTGGTCGAGCACCTGTTCAGCCTGGGACACGAGCGGATCGGCCACATCGCCGGCCACCCCGACCACGCCGCCAGCACGCTGCGCCGCAACGGCGTCTACGAAGCCTATGCCGCCGCCGGTAAGCCGCGCCCCGATCCCGCCCTGATCGTCCCCGGCGACTTTAGCTTCAAGGGCGGCCTGGCGGGCGCCCAGGCCCTGCTGGACATGGCCGATCCGCCGACCGCGATCTTCGCGGCCAATGACGACATGGCGGCCGCCACCTGCATGGAGGCCCAGCGCCGCGGTCTGAAGCTGCCGGACGAACTGTCGGTGGTGGGTTTCGACGACGCGCCGATCGCCGCCGCGATCTGGCCGTCCCTGACCACGATCCGCCAGCCATTCGACCAGATGACCCAGCGGGCCATCACCGCCCTCAACGGCTGGAGCGCCAACGCCGCGCTCGGCAAGGCGGCGGCCACCATCCTGACCCAGCATAGCCTGGTGATCCGCGACTCCACCGGCCCTGTTCGCCAAAGCTAG